One Microbacterium sp. No. 7 genomic window carries:
- a CDS encoding helix-turn-helix domain-containing protein, whose translation MPSHAASSDTWDSYARELGQNIQRERARVGYSQDRVAYESNLSRYTYQKLEKGESRPGTPANPTVKTLLAVAQVLDVQITDLLPAAPPDLTFR comes from the coding sequence GTGCCCTCCCATGCAGCTTCGTCCGACACATGGGATAGCTATGCCCGCGAACTCGGTCAGAATATCCAGCGGGAGCGAGCGCGCGTTGGCTACAGCCAGGACCGTGTTGCGTACGAGTCCAACCTGAGCCGTTATACGTACCAGAAGCTTGAGAAGGGCGAATCGCGGCCGGGCACTCCCGCGAACCCAACAGTCAAGACACTCTTGGCCGTGGCTCAGGTGCTCGATGTGCAGATCACCGACCTGTTGCCGGCCGCGCCTCCCGACCTCACCTTCCGCTGA
- a CDS encoding NYN domain-containing protein: MPALPVPGPPHERLIVYIDGFNFYHGMHDKFGRSTLWIDFVALAQSLRPRSHIVAVKYFTAPVLGDAGAASRQAYHQAAVAARHPNVFSVTQGRYQAKTVTCFNCRATRIAHEEKETDVNIAVALVGDAASSAMDSALIISADSDLAPAVRAAKQFRPHMFIGAAFPPKRFSSELKQLMPASSQIGRDKIRQALLPETFSVAASTYTRPPKWC; this comes from the coding sequence TTGCCAGCTTTACCCGTACCTGGACCACCGCACGAGCGCCTCATCGTCTACATCGACGGCTTCAACTTCTATCACGGCATGCACGACAAGTTCGGCCGCTCGACGCTCTGGATAGACTTCGTCGCACTCGCGCAGAGCCTCCGCCCGCGCAGCCACATTGTCGCGGTGAAATACTTCACCGCGCCTGTGTTGGGCGATGCGGGGGCGGCGAGTCGCCAGGCCTACCATCAGGCTGCGGTCGCCGCGCGTCACCCCAACGTATTCAGCGTCACGCAGGGCAGGTACCAGGCGAAGACGGTGACGTGCTTCAACTGTCGCGCTACGCGTATTGCGCACGAGGAGAAAGAAACCGACGTCAACATCGCGGTTGCCCTCGTCGGCGACGCTGCCTCGAGCGCTATGGACTCGGCGCTGATCATCAGCGCCGACAGCGATCTTGCTCCCGCAGTCAGAGCGGCCAAGCAGTTCCGCCCGCACATGTTCATCGGCGCTGCTTTCCCGCCCAAGCGATTCTCGAGCGAGCTCAAGCAGCTGATGCCTGCGTCGTCACAGATCGGGCGTGACAAGATCCGCCAGGCACTCCTTCCCGAGACCTTCAGCGTCGCAGCGAGCACCTATACGCGCCCTCCGAAATGGTGCTGA
- a CDS encoding helicase-related protein — translation MSTARRILIDLPFSGRNHVQTTTVTLASLRAGQRLRGVLPGQPVTLVGVTTLDDALVEIFFRDDSGRTGERMITDADAGKLELVTELGNAPAFDGDPDEFRLAAEALRIKYAALYDPMAAVNSSDVDPLPHQIRAVYEELLPRIPLRFLLADDPGAGKTIMAGLYLKELVLRADCERALIVAPGGLVEQWREELSQKFDLSFEIFNRLMVDDAQGRNVFAEHPFLIARMDQLSRSDDLIEQLSDVTWDAVVVDEAHRMSAHYSSWAGQVDETKRFRLGRLLAETAHNFLLMTATPHAGKEEDFQLFMSLLDRDRFEGQFRAGVHRTDTRGLMRRMVKEDLLTFEGKPLFPERRAYTVEYDLSDPERELYELVTSYVRTEMGRAERLAQAGDKKRGNNVGFALTVLQRRLASSPEAILRSLERRQARLETRLREWQRATDAARYTSSMTATIDEWSTGRVALDFEDSTGSTPSFDPDLFDDLDEEVAEEERAQFEARVDEVVDLATAAASIGELRAEIAILEDLIRVARRVRILDDDKKWVQLRTILDEQLLVHDDSGEPRKIIIFTEHKDTLDYLRQKITTQLGRPESVITIHGGTRREDRKAAREKFTYDHTTVVLLATDAAGEGLNLQRAHLMVNYDLPWNPNRIEQRFGRIHRIGQREVCHLWNMVAKDTREGDVFTRLLSKIDQMSIAYNGNLFNVLGDADAFQEKSLRELLIEAIRYGDEPERKAELDRVIDASVSHGLDAMVAERALHPEMYSSLNLEEIRGRMEKARERRLQPGYIAAFFIPAFERLGGRIRRREKGRYEITRVPQRIIDTARRLNRWAPVSERYERVTFETAHVRPEHQTQAALLAPGHALLQAVIELTIEDLGPVLKRGTVFVDRREQQSDQTALLYAVEQRIQNATPDADTVSHHFDYPVLDTAGTVTLASAPPYLDYDAPQADEAAAIATVLADEWVKSDHERSIRAWAYRDGLAPRMDELGARIAVEVNRTRVQVKDRLLAEINHWDREHNRLEALERGGTIGRVRAETALQRSRQLDERLDRRLRALDESTQLVALPAVVRGSALVVPSQQLSSEGKDAAPHTFARETEMVERRAVEAALAAERALGRSPREMPRNNPGYDIQSFDPEGRIHYIEVKGRIAGSDTFTITTNEVTFAQTQGDRHRLALVRVSPEGAEHDTLRYVLDAFTHIEPSVTTRSYNEDWRDYWDRGDVPR, via the coding sequence ATGTCGACGGCCCGACGTATCCTGATCGACTTGCCATTTTCCGGGAGGAACCACGTGCAAACAACCACAGTGACGCTCGCTTCACTGCGCGCCGGGCAGCGCCTGCGCGGCGTCTTGCCCGGGCAGCCGGTGACGCTTGTCGGCGTGACCACGCTGGATGATGCGCTTGTCGAGATCTTCTTCCGCGACGACTCTGGCCGCACTGGCGAACGCATGATCACCGACGCGGATGCCGGCAAGCTCGAACTGGTCACCGAGCTCGGCAACGCCCCCGCGTTCGACGGCGACCCTGACGAGTTTCGGCTCGCGGCCGAGGCGCTCCGCATCAAATACGCCGCGCTCTACGACCCGATGGCTGCCGTCAACAGCTCCGACGTCGACCCACTGCCACACCAGATCCGCGCGGTGTACGAGGAGCTCCTTCCGCGGATCCCGCTGCGTTTCCTGCTCGCTGACGATCCCGGTGCCGGCAAGACGATCATGGCGGGCTTGTACCTAAAGGAGCTCGTCCTCCGCGCCGACTGCGAACGAGCACTGATCGTTGCGCCCGGCGGACTGGTAGAGCAGTGGCGGGAAGAGCTCTCCCAGAAGTTCGACCTCTCGTTCGAGATCTTCAACCGCCTGATGGTCGACGACGCGCAAGGTCGAAATGTGTTCGCCGAGCACCCATTCCTCATCGCGCGGATGGACCAGCTCTCGCGCAGCGACGACCTGATCGAGCAGCTCTCCGACGTCACCTGGGATGCTGTCGTCGTTGATGAGGCGCACCGCATGTCGGCGCACTACTCGTCGTGGGCGGGTCAGGTCGACGAGACAAAGCGTTTCCGTCTGGGTCGACTGCTCGCCGAGACCGCGCATAACTTCCTCCTCATGACAGCGACACCGCACGCGGGCAAGGAAGAGGACTTTCAGCTGTTCATGTCACTGCTGGACCGCGACCGCTTCGAGGGCCAGTTCCGGGCCGGCGTGCACCGCACAGACACGCGCGGTCTGATGCGGCGCATGGTGAAAGAGGATCTCCTCACCTTTGAAGGCAAGCCGCTTTTCCCGGAACGTCGCGCTTACACAGTCGAATACGACCTCAGTGACCCGGAGCGCGAACTTTACGAGCTCGTCACCAGCTATGTACGCACAGAGATGGGCCGCGCCGAACGCCTCGCGCAAGCTGGCGACAAGAAGCGCGGCAATAACGTCGGCTTCGCTCTCACCGTGTTGCAGCGACGCCTCGCCTCGAGCCCCGAAGCCATCCTCCGATCGCTTGAGCGCCGCCAAGCGCGACTTGAGACACGACTCCGCGAGTGGCAGCGCGCGACTGACGCTGCGCGCTACACCAGCTCGATGACGGCGACGATTGACGAGTGGTCGACCGGCCGAGTGGCTCTCGACTTTGAGGACTCGACCGGCTCGACACCGAGCTTCGATCCAGACCTATTCGACGACCTCGACGAAGAGGTCGCGGAAGAAGAACGCGCCCAGTTCGAGGCGCGCGTCGACGAAGTCGTCGATCTCGCCACAGCTGCGGCGTCGATTGGCGAGCTCCGCGCAGAGATCGCGATCCTCGAAGACCTCATCAGAGTCGCCCGCCGGGTCCGAATCCTCGACGACGACAAGAAGTGGGTGCAACTCCGCACCATCCTCGACGAACAGCTCCTGGTCCACGATGACTCGGGTGAACCGCGCAAGATCATCATCTTCACCGAGCACAAAGACACCCTCGACTACCTCCGCCAGAAGATAACAACGCAACTGGGCCGCCCGGAGTCGGTCATCACAATCCATGGCGGGACGCGCCGCGAAGACCGCAAAGCAGCGCGCGAGAAGTTCACCTACGATCACACCACCGTCGTCCTCCTGGCGACGGACGCGGCCGGCGAAGGCCTCAACCTGCAGCGCGCACACCTGATGGTCAATTACGACCTGCCGTGGAACCCGAACCGAATCGAGCAGCGATTCGGACGCATCCACCGCATCGGTCAACGCGAAGTGTGCCACCTGTGGAACATGGTCGCGAAGGACACGCGTGAGGGCGATGTGTTCACGCGACTCCTCTCGAAGATCGATCAGATGTCGATCGCATACAACGGCAACCTCTTCAACGTCCTCGGCGACGCGGACGCCTTCCAGGAGAAGTCGCTTCGCGAACTACTGATCGAAGCGATCCGCTATGGCGACGAGCCTGAACGCAAAGCCGAACTCGACCGCGTTATCGATGCGAGCGTCTCCCACGGTCTTGACGCGATGGTCGCCGAGCGCGCGCTCCACCCAGAGATGTACTCCTCGCTGAATCTTGAGGAGATCCGTGGACGCATGGAGAAAGCCCGCGAGCGACGGCTACAACCGGGGTACATCGCGGCGTTCTTCATCCCGGCCTTCGAGCGCCTCGGCGGCCGCATTCGTCGGCGCGAGAAGGGTCGCTATGAGATCACTCGCGTGCCCCAGCGAATCATTGACACCGCCCGCAGGCTCAACCGCTGGGCACCCGTATCCGAACGATACGAACGGGTCACCTTCGAGACCGCGCACGTTCGCCCCGAGCATCAGACGCAGGCCGCGCTTCTCGCGCCCGGTCATGCCCTGCTGCAAGCAGTCATCGAACTCACCATCGAGGACCTTGGCCCCGTGCTCAAACGTGGAACCGTGTTCGTCGACCGTCGTGAGCAGCAATCCGACCAGACCGCTCTGCTGTACGCGGTTGAGCAGCGCATCCAGAACGCCACCCCTGACGCCGACACTGTCTCTCACCACTTCGATTACCCCGTCCTCGACACGGCTGGCACAGTAACGCTTGCCTCGGCTCCTCCCTACCTCGACTACGACGCCCCGCAGGCGGACGAAGCCGCGGCGATCGCCACCGTGCTCGCGGACGAGTGGGTTAAGAGCGATCACGAACGTTCCATCCGCGCGTGGGCCTACCGAGACGGACTTGCACCCCGCATGGACGAACTCGGCGCTCGGATCGCGGTGGAGGTCAACCGTACGCGCGTGCAGGTCAAGGATCGGCTCCTCGCTGAGATCAACCACTGGGATCGCGAGCACAATCGCCTCGAAGCTCTCGAACGCGGCGGAACGATCGGACGAGTCCGCGCCGAGACTGCGCTCCAGCGGTCAAGGCAGCTCGACGAGAGACTGGATCGGCGGCTCCGTGCGCTCGACGAGAGCACACAACTCGTCGCGCTACCGGCGGTCGTCCGTGGATCAGCGCTCGTCGTGCCGAGTCAGCAGCTCTCATCGGAGGGCAAGGATGCCGCTCCTCACACTTTCGCGCGCGAGACCGAGATGGTCGAACGTCGAGCGGTCGAGGCTGCCCTTGCTGCTGAGCGCGCGCTCGGGCGCAGTCCCCGCGAGATGCCTCGGAACAATCCCGGCTACGACATCCAGTCGTTCGACCCCGAGGGCCGCATCCACTACATCGAAGTGAAAGGCCGGATCGCGGGATCGGACACCTTCACCATCACAACGAATGAAGTCACCTTCGCCCAGACCCAGGGTGACCGCCACCGACTCGCACTCGTGCGCGTGTCGCCAGAGGGCGCCGAGCATGACACGTTGCGCTACGTGCTCGACGCGTTTACTCATATCGAGCCCTCGGTAACCACGCGCTCGTACAACGAGGATTGGCGCGACTACTGGGATCGCGGAGATGTCCCCCGGTGA
- a CDS encoding IS3 family transposase (programmed frameshift) — translation MTNSRKRHTPEQVVRKLGQADRMLADGADIAAVCRDLGVSEQTYYRWRNQYGGLKADDAKRLKELEKQNATLKRLLAEAELEKAALKELAGGKLLSPDRRRAAVAHLKRKLQVSERMACRLVGLSRSAYRRPRKGDTVADPDRALRDWLRAWAKSHPRYGYRRAYHDARAEGWAVNHKKIQRLWRDEGLRVPQRRRRKRVGSSTVGPPTADAPNVVWAVDFQFDADEQGRPIKICSIVDEHTRECIGGLTERSITADRLTAHLEDLVAVRGAPAVLRSDNGPEFISEAMADWAGTRTGLSYIPPGSPWRNGYVESFNSRIRDECLNINSFYSLLHAQVVIGDWKNEYNHHRRHSSLGYIAPADYARECTHRMETDDSQIAWT, via the exons ATGACGAACAGCAGGAAGCGGCACACCCCGGAGCAGGTCGTCCGCAAGCTCGGGCAGGCCGACAGGATGCTCGCCGACGGCGCCGACATCGCGGCGGTGTGCCGGGACCTCGGAGTCTCCGAGCAGACGTATTACCGGTGGCGGAACCAGTACGGCGGGCTCAAGGCCGACGACGCGAAACGGCTCAAGGAGCTCGAGAAGCAGAACGCAACCTTGAAGCGGCTGCTCGCGGAGGCGGAGCTGGAGAAGGCGGCGCTCAAGGAGCTGGCTG GAGGGAAACTTCTAAGCCCGGACAGACGCCGCGCCGCCGTCGCTCACCTCAAGCGCAAGCTGCAGGTGAGCGAACGGATGGCGTGCCGTCTGGTCGGGCTCTCACGCTCCGCCTACCGGCGCCCGCGCAAGGGCGACACCGTCGCGGACCCGGACCGGGCGCTCAGGGACTGGCTGCGCGCCTGGGCGAAGAGCCACCCCCGCTACGGGTACCGACGCGCGTACCACGACGCCCGCGCCGAGGGCTGGGCCGTGAACCACAAGAAGATCCAACGCCTCTGGCGCGACGAAGGGCTCCGGGTCCCGCAACGCCGTCGCCGCAAACGCGTCGGGTCCTCCACCGTCGGCCCGCCTACAGCAGACGCACCGAACGTGGTGTGGGCCGTCGACTTCCAGTTCGACGCGGACGAGCAGGGCCGCCCGATCAAGATCTGCTCGATCGTCGACGAGCACACCCGTGAGTGCATCGGCGGGCTCACCGAACGGTCGATCACCGCCGACCGCCTCACCGCCCACCTCGAGGACCTCGTCGCCGTGCGCGGCGCCCCGGCTGTGCTCAGATCGGACAACGGACCGGAGTTCATCAGCGAAGCGATGGCCGACTGGGCCGGCACCCGCACCGGGCTGTCCTACATCCCGCCCGGCTCTCCGTGGCGCAACGGGTACGTCGAGTCGTTCAACAGCCGGATCCGCGACGAGTGCCTCAACATCAACAGCTTCTACTCACTCCTGCACGCCCAGGTCGTGATCGGCGACTGGAAGAACGAGTACAACCATCACCGCCGGCACTCCTCGCTCGGCTATATCGCCCCCGCCGACTACGCTCGGGAGTGCACCCATCGAATGGAAACCGACGACTCACAGATCGCCTGGACCTAA
- a CDS encoding DUF1156 domain-containing protein, whose amino-acid sequence MSPAPKRKLIEVSLPLKAINDAAQHEKSVPRRGHPSTMHLYWAPRPLATARAVLFSQLVDDPSSHPEEFPTEQAQNAERARLHALLAELVRWENSNNRELLAQAKEEIQRSNPGSPLSFLDPFSGGGAIPLEAQRLGLNASASDLNPVAVLRTKGLIEIPPRFEGLAPVSPNAEGRATPWERAEGLAEDVRAYGRVVRDEAKRRLADTYPTVTAPGGTEHKVIAWIWARTVQNPNPANPIEVPIVATWWLSKKKGKEAYIVPSIRDGRVVYDIRRDAHGPTGSDDGTRVGRGAVSIADGTPISADYIKSEGSAGRLGAHLIAIVADGTRGRLYLPPTTEHVLAANVARPADVPDQELPYDPRNIWTPPYGLTRFSDLFTNRQLTILTTLSDLITEARSSAIGDAVASGLERGDRLEDGGRGAIAYGDAVATYLSFAISKLADWSSTSCSWINTIEGVRDTFARQSIPMAWDYAEINPFSDSVGNFLSHVMWVAAGVAAMPASANLPGTSLQADASTRSYEGLVVSTDPPYYDNISYADLSDFFYVWLRRSIGDIHRKTLGTVLTPKSEELVASQYRHDGKSNAAAFFVDGFNRVFSRIRHGANPDVPMTVYYAYKQQDTRGAGTSSTGWHTLLDGLIGAGWEISATWPMRSERSGRMLSVGTNALASSIVLACRPRPLDAQATTRRAFVAALKSELPGALRDLLSGDIAPVDLAQAAIGPGIAVFSRYSRVRESDGSDMSVRDALLLINATLVG is encoded by the coding sequence ATGTCACCAGCACCAAAGCGAAAGCTCATCGAGGTCTCGTTGCCCCTAAAGGCGATCAACGATGCAGCTCAACATGAGAAGTCTGTACCTCGGCGGGGACACCCGTCGACGATGCACCTCTATTGGGCTCCCCGACCCCTCGCGACGGCTCGAGCGGTGCTCTTCTCGCAACTCGTTGACGATCCGTCCTCTCATCCGGAGGAGTTCCCCACCGAGCAAGCCCAGAATGCCGAACGTGCTCGACTACACGCCCTGCTCGCAGAACTCGTTCGGTGGGAGAACTCGAACAACCGTGAGTTACTGGCGCAGGCGAAGGAGGAGATTCAGCGGTCCAACCCTGGCAGTCCGCTATCCTTTCTCGACCCTTTCTCCGGCGGTGGTGCGATCCCGCTGGAAGCACAGCGGCTCGGACTGAATGCCTCCGCGTCGGATTTGAACCCGGTGGCCGTTCTCCGAACCAAAGGGCTCATCGAGATCCCTCCCAGATTCGAGGGACTCGCGCCCGTAAGCCCGAACGCAGAAGGCCGCGCCACACCATGGGAACGCGCCGAAGGGTTAGCTGAAGACGTCCGCGCATACGGCAGAGTCGTTCGCGACGAAGCGAAGCGGCGGCTGGCGGACACTTATCCCACCGTTACAGCACCCGGTGGGACGGAGCACAAGGTAATTGCCTGGATCTGGGCTCGCACCGTCCAGAACCCCAACCCTGCGAACCCTATCGAGGTGCCGATCGTAGCTACGTGGTGGCTTAGCAAGAAGAAGGGGAAAGAAGCGTACATTGTCCCCTCAATCCGGGATGGCCGTGTGGTGTATGACATCCGACGGGATGCACATGGGCCGACTGGTTCGGACGACGGCACACGCGTCGGACGCGGTGCCGTCAGCATCGCAGATGGCACCCCCATCTCCGCCGACTACATCAAGTCCGAAGGGTCCGCTGGCCGGCTCGGTGCGCATTTGATCGCGATCGTCGCCGACGGCACGAGGGGACGCCTCTATCTGCCCCCCACCACCGAGCATGTCCTGGCCGCGAATGTAGCGAGGCCCGCCGACGTGCCCGACCAGGAACTTCCGTACGACCCGAGAAACATTTGGACGCCGCCCTACGGCCTCACCCGCTTCTCAGATCTATTCACGAACAGACAGTTGACGATTCTCACGACCCTCAGCGACCTCATCACTGAGGCTCGCTCATCTGCCATCGGAGATGCAGTGGCGTCTGGGTTGGAGCGCGGGGATCGCTTGGAAGACGGCGGACGCGGCGCAATTGCATATGGGGATGCAGTTGCAACCTATCTGTCGTTTGCGATAAGCAAGTTGGCCGACTGGTCATCCACTTCCTGTAGTTGGATCAACACCATAGAAGGTGTCCGCGACACTTTCGCTCGGCAGTCGATCCCGATGGCCTGGGACTACGCAGAGATTAATCCTTTTTCGGACTCTGTCGGCAATTTCCTCTCTCATGTGATGTGGGTGGCAGCTGGCGTTGCGGCGATGCCGGCCTCCGCTAACCTTCCCGGAACCTCGCTTCAGGCCGACGCGTCGACAAGGTCTTATGAGGGTCTCGTCGTGTCCACCGATCCGCCCTACTACGACAACATCTCCTACGCCGATCTCTCGGACTTCTTCTATGTTTGGCTCAGGCGTTCGATCGGTGACATTCATCGCAAGACGCTCGGCACCGTTCTCACGCCGAAGTCAGAAGAATTGGTCGCGAGCCAATATCGTCATGATGGTAAGAGCAACGCAGCGGCGTTCTTCGTTGATGGCTTTAACCGCGTGTTCTCGCGAATTCGACACGGAGCGAACCCAGACGTGCCGATGACCGTGTACTACGCATACAAGCAGCAGGACACGCGTGGTGCCGGGACATCGTCGACCGGCTGGCACACCCTGCTGGATGGTCTGATCGGCGCGGGTTGGGAAATCTCGGCAACGTGGCCGATGCGGAGCGAGCGCAGCGGACGCATGCTGAGTGTAGGTACTAACGCGCTTGCATCCTCGATTGTCCTCGCGTGTCGGCCCCGTCCGCTCGACGCGCAGGCGACGACACGCCGCGCATTCGTCGCTGCTCTCAAGTCCGAGCTCCCGGGCGCCCTCCGAGACCTTCTGTCAGGGGACATTGCCCCCGTTGACCTCGCACAAGCCGCGATCGGACCCGGAATAGCGGTGTTTTCTCGTTACTCGCGAGTTCGCGAGTCGGACGGCTCAGACATGAGTGTTCGCGACGCGCTGCTCTTGATCAACGCGACGCTGGTGGGCTGA
- a CDS encoding tyrosine-type recombinase/integrase, with translation MTELDSDELAGQDRDKEVSRATSGYVYVRSVSQPLTRSHPWSTMHLRFVDHRLTATADLDERIGDLYSRGRPLPEGMPILLDDGWRPVEPWLTYFRIVAASADRATLRAYAYDARRFAAFLDARRTDVIHATSDDIVAYREWRLNGSERPVAHTTWQRDVVVIRGIYQLLTQTGQIQREPWITIGKSSPLRTRWTSEPDIRPLTQSQWRTFREVGLGGRTASGDLDESWRGSTSLRSQAGAQLAVTTGMRLGEFSTLLDVEIPSSIDSGGSLLLEACAKYQKRRRVHIPLTTLRAVDLYRQTERRAVVRASAASLWRRRAELFIVDEIDMSAGVVRGRVDGRRSRWRLHQLPPRLRRIAVTERNEGLEALGLFVGRGGLPISRRQWHATFEAASRRTLDLAQAEMGGRRVRITPHDLRHTFAVVLLKSLTEVALAREAERRAGNVGPSTLSEHISINPRLTVQRLLGHSNPATTMVYLRYVEDTDALIQDVFESWSDEAMTFADAVLADRNAA, from the coding sequence GTGACGGAGCTGGACAGTGACGAGCTTGCGGGCCAGGACCGGGACAAGGAAGTTTCCCGAGCCACAAGCGGTTATGTGTACGTTCGGTCAGTGTCTCAACCACTCACCCGATCGCACCCCTGGAGCACGATGCACCTGCGTTTCGTAGACCACCGCCTCACCGCCACAGCCGACCTCGACGAGCGCATAGGCGACCTCTACTCGCGCGGCCGCCCACTACCCGAGGGGATGCCGATCCTTCTCGACGATGGTTGGCGCCCGGTTGAGCCGTGGCTGACGTACTTCCGAATCGTCGCAGCGTCGGCAGACCGAGCAACACTTCGCGCCTACGCATACGACGCACGGCGGTTCGCCGCTTTCCTCGACGCACGGCGAACGGACGTGATCCATGCAACGAGTGACGACATCGTCGCATATCGCGAATGGCGGCTGAACGGCTCCGAGCGACCGGTTGCGCATACGACGTGGCAGCGCGACGTCGTCGTCATTCGTGGGATCTACCAGCTGCTCACGCAAACCGGGCAGATCCAGCGTGAGCCGTGGATCACCATCGGGAAGTCGTCGCCACTCCGAACGCGTTGGACGAGTGAGCCGGACATACGACCGCTGACGCAATCGCAGTGGCGGACGTTCCGTGAGGTCGGGCTCGGCGGACGAACTGCGAGCGGCGACCTGGACGAAAGCTGGCGCGGTAGCACCAGCTTGCGCTCACAAGCGGGCGCCCAACTTGCGGTGACAACTGGGATGCGCCTCGGAGAGTTCTCAACTTTGCTCGATGTCGAAATTCCGTCGTCAATCGACAGCGGAGGCTCCCTCTTGCTCGAGGCATGCGCGAAGTATCAGAAGCGCCGCCGTGTCCATATTCCCCTCACGACCCTCCGTGCCGTCGACCTGTACCGCCAGACAGAGCGCCGCGCCGTCGTCCGCGCGTCGGCTGCCTCACTCTGGCGTCGTCGCGCGGAACTCTTCATCGTTGATGAGATAGACATGTCGGCAGGCGTCGTGCGGGGACGAGTGGATGGCCGACGGTCGAGATGGCGGCTGCACCAGCTCCCTCCGCGCCTGCGACGAATTGCCGTCACGGAGCGGAACGAGGGACTGGAAGCGCTGGGCCTGTTCGTCGGCCGAGGCGGTTTGCCGATCAGTAGGCGGCAATGGCATGCCACGTTCGAGGCAGCGAGCCGTCGCACGCTGGATCTCGCACAGGCAGAGATGGGCGGTCGGCGTGTCCGGATCACCCCGCACGATTTGCGCCACACATTCGCTGTCGTTCTCTTGAAGTCTCTGACCGAGGTCGCCCTCGCCCGCGAGGCTGAGCGACGAGCCGGCAACGTCGGACCGTCCACGCTCTCCGAGCACATCAGTATCAACCCGCGACTCACTGTCCAGCGGCTGCTCGGGCACTCGAATCCTGCGACGACGATGGTCTACCTGCGGTATGTGGAGGACACTGATGCGCTCATTCAGGACGTGTTCGAGAGCTGGAGCGACGAGGCCATGACGTTCGCAGACGCGGTCCTCGCTGATCGGAACGCCGCGTGA
- a CDS encoding helix-turn-helix domain-containing protein produces MSEPWLSADDIAEHLGVTKDTIYAWIAEKGMPAHKVGRLWKFQASEVDAWVRRGDAGSPD; encoded by the coding sequence ATGTCCGAGCCATGGCTTTCTGCCGACGACATCGCCGAGCACCTGGGCGTCACCAAAGACACGATCTACGCCTGGATAGCCGAGAAGGGGATGCCGGCCCACAAGGTCGGACGTCTGTGGAAGTTCCAGGCGAGCGAGGTTGATGCCTGGGTGCGTAGAGGGGACGCTGGATCACCGGACTGA